One window from the genome of Treponema sp. OMZ 838 encodes:
- a CDS encoding ParB N-terminal domain-containing protein, with the protein MIRITCETLHTLALEELTEFQGGLKIRDESDIEKIRKSIADYGFATPFFIWRNGATNYVLDGHGRVKALKAMQHAGEIIPPLPVVYVDCKDESAARNLLLRINSTYGSMTADTVRDFIKDLNIAIEDIRLPSGTIDLAPLEKKTQDITKRTLREQFLVPPFSVLDTRQGYWQDRKKQWKSIGIKSEEGRDNKMLSHLKKNAEKVNGTANTLTELSIFDPVLCETMYTWFCTPDGKVLDPFAGGSVRGIVASYKQMDYTGFDIRPEQIAANEKQLYICNGNKHAPRWICCDSLKMDTQLNEFDRYDFLFSCPPYADLETYSDIEGDISNMDYPRFMQTYREIIRKACTYLNDNRFVVFVVGEVRNKKTGAYYNFVPDTIKAFEDAGLTYYNEIILLNVAGNKAYTAGHDAKQSRKIAKVHQNILAFVKGDADKAAKIHENVLVFLKGNSKQANADLGDFVADNCILPDLYS; encoded by the coding sequence ATGATACGCATTACATGTGAAACGCTTCATACTCTCGCGCTTGAAGAATTGACCGAATTTCAAGGCGGATTAAAAATCAGAGACGAAAGCGATATAGAAAAGATACGGAAAAGTATTGCCGATTACGGATTTGCAACGCCGTTTTTTATCTGGCGGAACGGTGCTACTAACTACGTTCTTGACGGACACGGCAGAGTAAAGGCGTTGAAGGCAATGCAGCATGCCGGAGAAATCATTCCACCCCTGCCGGTTGTATATGTTGATTGTAAAGACGAAAGCGCGGCGCGCAATTTACTACTTCGTATAAACAGTACATACGGGTCAATGACTGCCGATACTGTCCGCGATTTTATCAAAGATTTAAACATTGCGATTGAAGATATTCGACTTCCTAGCGGAACTATCGACCTCGCCCCGCTTGAGAAAAAAACACAAGATATTACAAAGCGAACGCTCCGAGAACAATTCCTCGTTCCACCTTTTTCCGTATTAGATACCCGCCAAGGATATTGGCAGGATAGAAAAAAGCAATGGAAAAGCATTGGCATAAAAAGCGAAGAGGGGCGCGATAATAAAATGTTGTCCCATCTAAAGAAAAATGCAGAAAAAGTGAACGGCACCGCAAACACCTTAACAGAACTTAGTATCTTTGATCCTGTATTATGCGAGACTATGTATACATGGTTTTGCACACCGGATGGGAAGGTTTTAGATCCATTCGCAGGCGGAAGCGTACGCGGTATCGTTGCAAGTTATAAGCAGATGGACTATACCGGTTTTGATATACGCCCCGAGCAAATAGCAGCAAATGAAAAGCAGCTCTATATCTGTAATGGCAATAAGCATGCGCCTCGATGGATATGCTGCGACAGTTTGAAAATGGACACACAGCTTAACGAATTTGATCGTTATGATTTCCTCTTTAGCTGCCCCCCGTATGCAGATTTAGAAACATATAGCGATATTGAAGGGGATATATCCAATATGGACTATCCACGCTTTATGCAAACATATCGCGAAATTATTCGGAAAGCATGCACCTATCTAAACGATAATCGCTTTGTTGTTTTTGTCGTTGGCGAGGTGCGCAATAAAAAGACCGGCGCATATTACAATTTTGTTCCAGACACTATAAAGGCGTTCGAGGATGCCGGTTTGACGTACTATAATGAAATTATCTTGTTAAATGTAGCAGGCAACAAGGCGTACACCGCCGGACACGATGCGAAACAATCGAGAAAAATAGCAAAAGTACATCAAAATATCCTCGCCTTCGTAAAAGGTGATGCAGATAAGGCGGCAAAAATTCACGAAAATGTATTAGTGTTTCTCAAAGGCAATAGCAAGCAGGCTAACGCCGATTTAGGAGATTTCGTGGCCGATAATTGCATACTCCCCGATCTTTATTCATAA
- a CDS encoding ATP-binding protein — MRTCEIKQAKNYTPLFHGKEGVFHCEKHGNVKVMHLDGATKPPECPLCMQEREEQKKREKFEEQRIKHLLKIGIRDKYFNESFSSYEPVNEKAAQYLHDLYELAKNPRDTFVLMYGNGGTGKSHLASSAAILNNGIYTTWELLDLRLRSTYNSYAAKKTEYQMTMYFCTIPFLVIDEIDKGKNEDAKMRCLSLICRERYERNRPLWLAGNCNYEWVKTMLDSSVIDRLKEKGKSFNFFWESYRPKLREAEAI; from the coding sequence ATGCGTACATGTGAAATAAAGCAAGCAAAAAACTATACGCCGCTCTTTCACGGCAAAGAGGGAGTCTTTCACTGCGAAAAGCACGGGAATGTGAAGGTAATGCACCTAGACGGGGCGACCAAGCCGCCAGAATGCCCTTTGTGTATGCAAGAGCGGGAAGAACAAAAAAAACGAGAAAAGTTTGAGGAACAGCGAATAAAGCACCTGCTGAAAATCGGGATTCGAGACAAATATTTTAACGAGAGCTTTAGCAGCTACGAGCCAGTAAATGAAAAAGCGGCGCAATATCTTCATGACCTTTATGAACTTGCCAAAAATCCGCGCGATACGTTTGTTTTGATGTATGGGAACGGCGGAACCGGTAAAAGTCATCTTGCAAGTTCGGCGGCGATACTCAACAACGGAATATATACAACATGGGAACTTTTAGACCTAAGGCTTCGATCAACGTATAACAGCTATGCAGCAAAGAAAACAGAATATCAGATGACGATGTATTTCTGTACCATTCCGTTTCTTGTTATCGACGAAATCGATAAGGGTAAAAACGAAGATGCAAAGATGCGCTGTTTATCGCTTATTTGCCGCGAACGGTATGAGCGCAATCGCCCGCTCTGGCTTGCGGGTAATTGTAATTACGAGTGGGTAAAAACAATGCTTGACAGTTCTGTTATTGATCGACTGAAAGAAAAGGGTAAATCGTTCAATTTCTTCTGGGAAAGCTACCGGCCGAAGCTGCGGGAAGCGGAAGCGATTTAG
- a CDS encoding DUF6291 domain-containing protein, whose amino-acid sequence MAESFIFYETFAKQLKLLDKELRYQFYEAIIEYGLYGTEPDFTGLEACAWLPIQEAIDNAKARRIKNTEDGKRGGRPEIPQEVQDSICDDLKNGLTQKETAEKHGVSQQVVSKIKKEVYGTTYYKPSSNTTNLDVDVDVNDNGDVNEIVSPPEEPDGDVNPSPVKKTQTIPEQAEHLAHLLYDLHRQSDPHFTTSQKHITQWAKDIEKLSRIDKRSYEDIEKVIRWAKTADNFWCPNIISGSKLRKKYPQVFLQMQQQYARSPPEGKNKRFDYNVTGSQEEMPF is encoded by the coding sequence ATGGCGGAAAGTTTTATCTTTTATGAAACATTTGCAAAACAATTAAAACTATTAGACAAAGAATTGCGCTATCAGTTTTATGAAGCAATTATTGAATACGGGCTTTACGGTACGGAACCTGATTTTACAGGGCTTGAGGCGTGCGCATGGCTTCCAATACAAGAAGCTATAGACAATGCCAAAGCCCGCCGCATAAAAAACACCGAAGACGGGAAAAGAGGCGGACGGCCTGAAATACCGCAAGAAGTACAAGATAGTATTTGTGATGACTTAAAAAATGGACTAACGCAAAAAGAAACCGCTGAAAAACATGGAGTATCACAACAAGTTGTATCAAAAATTAAAAAAGAGGTTTATGGTACCACGTACTATAAACCCTCATCGAATACCACAAACCTTGATGTAGATGTAGATGTTAATGATAATGGTGATGTTAATGAAATAGTATCCCCGCCGGAAGAACCGGACGGGGATGTAAACCCTTCGCCTGTTAAAAAAACACAAACAATTCCGGAACAAGCGGAGCATTTAGCGCACCTACTCTATGACCTACACCGGCAGTCAGACCCTCATTTCACTACCAGTCAAAAGCATATTACGCAATGGGCGAAAGACATAGAAAAACTCAGCCGTATTGATAAACGCAGCTATGAAGACATTGAAAAAGTAATCCGCTGGGCAAAAACGGCGGATAATTTCTGGTGCCCAAATATCATATCCGGCTCAAAATTGCGAAAAAAATACCCGCAGGTATTTTTACAAATGCAACAGCAATACGCACGATCCCCGCCGGAAGGAAAAAATAAGCGGTTTGACTACAACGTAACCGGCTCTCAAGAAGAGATGCCGTTTTAA
- a CDS encoding DNA methyltransferase: MERIQLYHDSFQNWKAHYIEKAQLVLSDLPYQLGANAYGSNPSWYIGGDNKNGESKNARSSFFDTDSKAGFRIAEFFHFCNNLLIKEPKAKGKAPCMMLFCAFEQQFELIEAAKQYGFNNYINLVFRKNFSAQVLKANMRIVGNCEYGLIFYRDKLPKFNNNGKMIFNCMDFERDTATPKIHPTQKPLKLLEHLIRTFTDINDVVIDPCAGSGTTLLACKNLGRKGYGFEIKREYVKGFYEKLLPLAQGDLFIQAELEAQEKERQARRAAALINA; encoded by the coding sequence ATGGAACGGATACAACTCTATCATGATTCATTTCAAAATTGGAAAGCGCATTATATAGAAAAAGCACAGCTCGTATTATCCGATTTACCGTATCAGCTTGGAGCGAACGCATACGGTTCTAATCCAAGTTGGTACATCGGCGGGGACAATAAAAACGGAGAAAGTAAAAACGCGCGTTCTTCATTTTTTGACACCGATAGCAAGGCGGGTTTTAGAATTGCTGAATTTTTCCACTTTTGCAACAATCTTTTAATCAAAGAGCCGAAAGCAAAAGGAAAAGCCCCGTGTATGATGTTATTTTGCGCGTTTGAACAGCAATTTGAATTGATTGAAGCGGCAAAGCAGTACGGGTTTAACAATTATATCAATCTGGTATTTCGGAAGAATTTTTCCGCGCAAGTATTAAAAGCGAATATGCGTATTGTCGGTAATTGTGAATATGGGCTCATTTTTTATCGGGATAAACTGCCTAAATTCAACAATAACGGCAAGATGATTTTTAATTGCATGGACTTTGAGCGCGATACAGCAACGCCGAAAATTCACCCGACGCAAAAACCGCTTAAATTACTGGAACATTTAATCCGCACCTTTACCGACATAAACGATGTCGTAATCGATCCGTGCGCCGGAAGCGGCACAACATTACTCGCCTGTAAAAACCTCGGCCGGAAAGGATACGGCTTTGAAATAAAACGAGAGTATGTAAAAGGCTTTTATGAAAAGCTCTTGCCGCTTGCGCAAGGCGACCTCTTTATTCAAGCAGAATTAGAGGCGCAAGAAAAAGAAAGGCAAGCACGACGCGCAGCAGCGTTAATCAATGCGTAA
- a CDS encoding single-stranded DNA-binding protein: MNDVNSVALVGRLAKDADIKYLQSGTAVVNFNLAVNESVKNGNSWSERASFFDILFYGRQGEGLCRYLYKGKQVAITGTLQQQRWQKDGQTKSKIVIIAKTIQLLGSARDGNMGGMVSTPPAAGEDDYECIPF, translated from the coding sequence ATGAACGATGTTAATTCTGTTGCGCTTGTCGGGCGTCTTGCGAAAGATGCCGACATCAAATATTTGCAAAGCGGTACAGCGGTTGTGAATTTTAACCTTGCGGTAAATGAAAGTGTCAAAAACGGTAACTCATGGAGCGAAAGAGCGAGCTTTTTTGACATATTATTTTATGGACGACAGGGAGAGGGTTTGTGTCGGTATCTGTATAAGGGTAAGCAGGTTGCTATTACCGGTACACTACAACAACAGCGCTGGCAAAAAGACGGGCAGACAAAAAGCAAGATTGTTATCATTGCAAAGACAATCCAGCTTCTTGGAAGCGCCCGCGATGGCAATATGGGCGGTATGGTAAGCACGCCGCCCGCTGCCGGTGAAGATGATTACGAGTGCATACCGTTTTAG
- a CDS encoding siphovirus Gp157 family protein, translating to MSTLYEITGDLKSLYTLMESIVDENGDPREPTAEEFEAMKAWFTESEEAFKKKFDSYCRFIKNLRLSAENAEAEKKNFKAESDRLTKRSKAFTNRAKCVTELLRWGMERLELKKYKTDFFSAGIQNVGGKTIDFESGADFSKLPEEFLMPREPNKKAILDALKDGILEERPGAENITKLFFKGGDRLPFVHVHQPDALVIR from the coding sequence ATGTCAACATTGTATGAAATAACCGGAGACTTAAAAAGTCTTTATACCCTGATGGAAAGTATTGTAGACGAAAACGGAGATCCGCGAGAACCGACAGCTGAAGAGTTTGAAGCTATGAAAGCATGGTTTACTGAAAGTGAAGAGGCTTTCAAAAAGAAGTTTGATAGCTACTGCCGGTTTATCAAAAATTTGCGGTTATCTGCTGAAAATGCGGAGGCAGAAAAAAAGAATTTTAAAGCAGAATCCGACCGGTTGACTAAGCGGTCAAAAGCATTTACCAACCGTGCGAAATGTGTAACGGAACTTTTGCGCTGGGGTATGGAGCGTCTTGAGTTGAAAAAATACAAGACTGATTTCTTCAGCGCTGGGATTCAAAATGTCGGCGGTAAGACAATCGACTTTGAAAGTGGAGCGGATTTTTCAAAGCTGCCGGAAGAATTTTTAATGCCGAGAGAACCAAATAAAAAGGCGATCCTTGACGCATTAAAAGACGGCATCCTTGAGGAACGTCCCGGAGCGGAAAATATTACCAAGCTGTTTTTTAAGGGTGGCGATCGATTGCCTTTTGTTCATGTGCATCAACCCGATGCACTTGTTATTCGGTAA
- a CDS encoding VRR-NUC domain-containing protein translates to MKKNSSMLNKAITEDAVIREVKAVIELTGLAIQRINTGAFAIGTGKARRFIRTANKGTLDFEGYDNRGRFVGIECKRPVGGRLSAEQKHRINDINKKGGVAFVVTSGEAALQQLKNAGCI, encoded by the coding sequence ATGAAAAAGAATAGTTCTATGCTCAACAAAGCAATTACAGAAGATGCGGTAATCCGCGAGGTAAAAGCCGTAATCGAATTAACCGGTCTTGCAATCCAGCGAATAAACACCGGTGCTTTTGCAATCGGCACCGGCAAAGCCCGCCGCTTTATCCGCACAGCAAATAAAGGAACGCTCGATTTTGAAGGTTACGATAACCGCGGACGGTTCGTCGGTATCGAGTGCAAGCGTCCGGTTGGCGGACGTTTATCGGCAGAGCAAAAGCACAGAATTAACGACATAAACAAAAAAGGCGGCGTTGCATTCGTGGTAACGAGTGGAGAAGCCGCATTACAGCAGCTGAAAAACGCGGGCTGTATATAA
- the tig gene encoding trigger factor, translated as MNFTKEFTPIEKSRMKLSITVKQDEVQNRYALLTKKYAKQLQIPGFRKGKVPVKVLEQKFGDTLRAETYDEVIQNVLEEVFESADKYSRPLPYSQPELDGTPDFKLDSDLVFTVLYDVLPKVEIAKTEGFTVSVPEVSVTDTDIEKELALIQERNALVIDCGEGDTVKNDNIVTINYVQLDDADAEIESSKRNDFVFTVGKGQFHYGVDDELIGMKKGEEKVISKTYPAEHIDKQLAGKTIKLKVSVTALKRKDLPAIDDDLAQDVSEKYKTLADLKADISKNLTRQVEDVLNRKKTDNLLKQMAEANPIELPESMVKAELEGRWAMLAQRLGMSPESLEKLTIDINGKLSKASAMTEWRAEAELRLKTRIIVEKLMEERGITASPEDVEAEYASIAERTGASAEEVKKHYDGNPREKEYVIDDIKEKKLYTQLFEKSTVKPGEKLTVEQLLGEGAADVGTDA; from the coding sequence ATGAATTTTACGAAAGAATTTACCCCTATCGAAAAGTCTCGGATGAAACTTTCGATTACCGTTAAGCAGGATGAGGTGCAAAACCGATATGCGCTTTTAACGAAAAAATATGCGAAACAGCTCCAAATACCGGGCTTTCGTAAAGGCAAAGTACCGGTAAAAGTCCTTGAACAGAAATTCGGTGATACATTGCGCGCTGAAACGTATGACGAAGTAATTCAGAATGTATTGGAAGAAGTATTTGAATCTGCGGATAAATATTCGCGGCCGTTACCGTATTCACAGCCTGAACTTGACGGTACGCCCGATTTCAAACTTGACTCCGACTTGGTGTTTACTGTTCTCTATGATGTACTTCCCAAAGTAGAAATAGCAAAGACGGAAGGTTTTACGGTATCCGTACCCGAAGTATCCGTTACCGATACTGATATCGAAAAAGAATTGGCGTTGATACAGGAACGCAACGCGCTTGTCATCGATTGCGGTGAGGGCGATACTGTAAAAAATGATAATATCGTAACCATTAACTATGTGCAGCTTGATGATGCCGATGCGGAAATCGAAAGTTCAAAACGCAACGATTTTGTATTTACCGTCGGTAAGGGACAGTTCCATTACGGTGTAGATGATGAGCTTATCGGTATGAAGAAAGGCGAAGAAAAGGTTATCTCCAAGACATATCCTGCCGAACATATCGACAAACAGTTGGCCGGAAAAACAATCAAGCTAAAGGTTAGCGTAACTGCATTAAAACGTAAAGATTTGCCTGCTATCGATGATGATCTCGCGCAGGACGTAAGCGAAAAATACAAGACACTTGCCGATTTAAAAGCTGACATCTCAAAAAATCTTACACGCCAGGTAGAAGATGTTCTGAATCGGAAAAAGACCGACAACCTGCTGAAGCAAATGGCAGAAGCCAATCCCATTGAGCTGCCTGAGTCTATGGTTAAGGCAGAACTCGAAGGCCGGTGGGCTATGTTGGCACAGCGCTTGGGAATGTCTCCCGAAAGTTTGGAAAAATTGACAATCGATATAAACGGTAAATTATCAAAAGCATCCGCGATGACTGAATGGCGGGCAGAGGCTGAACTCCGGCTTAAGACTCGTATCATCGTTGAAAAACTGATGGAAGAGCGGGGCATTACCGCGTCTCCGGAAGATGTTGAAGCGGAATACGCCTCAATAGCAGAGCGCACGGGAGCATCCGCAGAAGAAGTTAAAAAGCATTATGACGGGAATCCTCGTGAAAAAGAGTATGTGATCGACGATATTAAGGAAAAGAAACTCTATACTCAGCTTTTTGAAAAATCAACGGTAAAACCGGGTGAAAAACTGACGGTAGAACAATTGCTTGGAGAGGGAGCTGCTGATGTCGGAACAGATGCATAG
- the clpP gene encoding ATP-dependent Clp endopeptidase proteolytic subunit ClpP, whose product MSEQMHSLVPYVIEQTGNGERSYDIFSRLLKDRIIFVDGEITDATADLVVAQLLFLESQNPDKDISLYINSPGGSVTAGLAVYDTMQHIHPHVQTICLGQAASMAAVLLAGGSKGKRFALPSSRVMIHQPWGGAQGQASDITIQAREILRLKKLIIQYCAHHTGKTEKAVAEDMERDFFMSAQEACEYGIVDMVMDRRKNA is encoded by the coding sequence ATGTCGGAACAGATGCATAGCCTTGTTCCTTATGTTATTGAGCAGACGGGAAACGGGGAACGCAGCTACGATATTTTTTCGCGCCTGTTAAAAGACCGTATTATCTTTGTTGATGGTGAAATAACCGATGCAACCGCCGATTTGGTTGTTGCACAGTTGCTTTTTCTGGAATCACAGAACCCCGATAAAGATATCAGCCTTTATATTAACAGCCCCGGCGGTTCGGTAACGGCTGGGCTTGCCGTTTACGATACGATGCAGCATATTCATCCTCATGTACAAACCATCTGTCTGGGACAGGCGGCCAGTATGGCTGCTGTTCTGTTGGCAGGGGGAAGCAAAGGAAAACGCTTTGCACTGCCTTCTTCCCGTGTGATGATTCATCAGCCGTGGGGCGGCGCACAGGGACAAGCCAGCGATATTACCATACAGGCACGGGAAATACTCCGGTTAAAAAAATTGATTATCCAATATTGCGCCCATCACACCGGAAAAACGGAAAAGGCGGTTGCCGAAGACATGGAACGGGATTTCTTTATGTCTGCGCAAGAGGCCTGCGAATACGGCATCGTCGATATGGTCATGGATAGGAGAAAAAATGCCTAA
- the clpX gene encoding ATP-dependent Clp protease ATP-binding subunit ClpX, whose translation MPKLRSDSSLICSFCGKREDAGRKIVPGPGVAICDHCIQLCKEYLTAYKMATPLQLSGDIPTPMELKTYLDEYVIGQEKAKRVLSVAVYNHYKRIMHPPADRNAVVIEKSNVLLIGPTGSGKTLLARTLAQKMKVPFAIADATTLTEAGYVGEDVENILLKLIQNADGDIARAERGIIFIDEIDKIARKSENVSITRDVSGEGVQQALLKIVEGTVASVPPQGGRKHPNQDMLKIDTSNILFICGGAFVGLDTIIQTRVAENPMGFGADVRSSKEKDLQELYDKLIPDDLVKFGIIPELIGRLPISVSLSDLKLADLRRILVEPKNAIIKQFQESFKLDNVKLTFDDAALDAISQQALDQNTGARGLRSIVEKLMLDAMFEAPSMKGQKALHITKKVIEETEKPELKLISEKTA comes from the coding sequence ATGCCTAAATTAAGAAGTGATTCTTCTTTAATCTGCTCTTTCTGCGGTAAGCGGGAAGATGCAGGCCGAAAAATAGTACCGGGACCGGGAGTCGCTATCTGCGATCATTGTATCCAGCTTTGTAAAGAATATTTGACCGCTTATAAGATGGCTACGCCTTTACAGCTTTCAGGGGATATTCCGACACCGATGGAATTAAAGACCTACCTTGACGAATATGTTATCGGGCAAGAGAAAGCAAAACGGGTATTATCGGTTGCCGTCTATAATCATTACAAGCGGATTATGCATCCGCCGGCTGACCGAAATGCCGTTGTTATTGAAAAATCCAATGTCTTACTGATAGGCCCGACCGGTTCGGGAAAAACGCTGTTAGCACGGACGCTTGCACAAAAGATGAAGGTTCCCTTCGCTATTGCGGATGCGACTACTTTAACCGAAGCAGGTTATGTCGGTGAGGATGTTGAAAATATCCTGTTAAAACTTATCCAGAATGCAGACGGCGATATTGCCCGTGCGGAACGCGGTATTATTTTTATTGATGAAATTGATAAGATTGCGCGGAAAAGTGAAAACGTGTCGATTACCCGCGATGTTTCGGGTGAAGGTGTGCAACAGGCTCTGTTAAAAATTGTTGAAGGAACCGTTGCTTCGGTGCCTCCGCAGGGAGGACGCAAACACCCGAATCAGGATATGTTGAAGATCGATACGTCCAATATTCTGTTTATCTGCGGTGGTGCCTTTGTCGGGCTTGATACGATCATTCAGACACGGGTTGCAGAAAATCCGATGGGGTTCGGAGCCGATGTACGGTCTTCAAAAGAAAAGGATTTGCAGGAGTTGTACGACAAGCTTATCCCCGATGATTTAGTAAAATTCGGTATTATCCCCGAATTGATCGGGCGGCTTCCTATCAGTGTTTCGCTCAGCGATTTAAAGCTTGCAGACTTGCGCCGTATTCTTGTTGAACCTAAGAACGCGATTATCAAACAGTTCCAAGAATCGTTTAAGCTAGATAACGTTAAGCTGACTTTTGATGATGCCGCCCTTGACGCTATTTCTCAGCAAGCGCTGGATCAAAATACCGGTGCACGAGGCCTTCGTTCTATCGTAGAGAAGCTGATGCTTGATGCGATGTTCGAGGCTCCGTCGATGAAAGGTCAAAAGGCCTTGCATATCACAAAGAAGGTTATTGAAGAAACAGAGAAGCCTGAGTTAAAGCTGATTTCGGAAAAAACGGCATAG
- a CDS encoding UDP-N-acetylmuramoyl-L-alanyl-D-glutamate--2,6-diaminopimelate ligase, whose protein sequence is MCNNRYAKSILQCLFSIEPIEVRGADVTVHSLSYDSREVRTGAAFFALPGVHTDGSKFIDAAIAKGAVAVIHETTLPLYQEHICYVQVPDVRAAMAAAAAVFFEEPSKDLATIGVTGTEGKTSTVDFIWQLLRLAGKKAGFSSTVSFSFGDEPVANPAHQTTPESVTVQERLARMRDNGCEYAVVEASSHGLSPRTARLLHVQFDAGVFMNVTQEHLEFHGTFEQYRYDKANLFRSLDSHDHKKKNGTVAAFGIVNLEDPSAAYFAQATKQPVFGFSVQKHTGAAGAVSFSNFAGGLSADNVHEGANGLTFTIHAAFNGVQKTYKAAAPVTGFFNVYNILAALIAVHNLTGLPFDMLVPLLNRLMPVRGRMCRVEAGQGFEVLIDYAHTPSSFQVIMPSVRDRVKAKGGRVIAVFGSGGERDTVKRPEQGRIAGEYCDTIILTDEDPRGEDPVELLEMIAAGCSNKKRGEELFIIPDRPAAVRKAFSLAQPNDTVLLLGKGHENSIIGKNGAVPYDEYTEAQNALRELRRTR, encoded by the coding sequence ATGTGTAATAACCGCTATGCAAAATCAATTCTTCAATGTCTTTTTTCTATAGAGCCGATAGAAGTGCGCGGGGCAGATGTTACGGTGCATTCGCTTTCGTATGATTCGCGTGAGGTACGGACAGGCGCCGCTTTTTTTGCCTTGCCCGGCGTGCATACCGATGGTTCAAAGTTTATCGATGCAGCTATTGCGAAGGGCGCCGTTGCGGTTATTCATGAAACAACACTACCATTATATCAAGAGCATATTTGTTACGTTCAAGTGCCGGATGTTCGTGCCGCAATGGCCGCTGCTGCTGCCGTTTTTTTTGAGGAACCTTCCAAAGACTTGGCAACAATCGGAGTAACCGGTACGGAAGGAAAAACCAGTACCGTTGATTTTATCTGGCAGCTGCTGCGGCTTGCAGGGAAAAAAGCGGGCTTTTCTTCGACCGTATCTTTTTCATTTGGAGATGAGCCGGTCGCCAATCCGGCGCATCAGACAACGCCCGAATCGGTTACAGTGCAGGAACGGCTTGCCCGTATGCGGGATAACGGCTGTGAATATGCAGTGGTGGAAGCATCTTCTCACGGGCTTTCTCCCCGAACGGCACGGTTATTGCATGTTCAGTTCGATGCAGGCGTATTTATGAATGTGACGCAGGAACATTTGGAATTTCACGGTACCTTTGAACAATACCGCTACGATAAAGCGAATTTATTCCGCTCATTAGATAGCCATGATCATAAGAAAAAAAACGGAACGGTTGCGGCCTTCGGCATTGTCAATCTTGAAGACCCATCTGCCGCTTATTTTGCACAGGCGACAAAGCAGCCCGTATTCGGATTTTCCGTACAGAAGCATACCGGTGCTGCTGGGGCTGTTTCGTTCTCAAACTTTGCAGGCGGCTTATCTGCCGATAACGTGCATGAAGGGGCAAACGGTTTAACCTTTACCATTCACGCAGCGTTTAACGGAGTGCAGAAAACGTATAAGGCCGCCGCTCCGGTAACCGGCTTTTTTAATGTGTACAATATCCTTGCTGCTCTGATCGCCGTTCATAATTTAACGGGACTGCCGTTTGATATGCTGGTGCCGTTGCTCAATCGGCTTATGCCGGTAAGGGGGAGAATGTGCCGTGTCGAAGCGGGGCAGGGCTTTGAGGTGCTTATCGACTATGCGCATACGCCGTCATCATTCCAAGTAATTATGCCGTCTGTCCGAGACCGTGTTAAAGCGAAAGGCGGTCGTGTGATTGCCGTATTCGGTTCGGGCGGAGAGCGCGATACCGTTAAGCGACCGGAGCAGGGAAGAATTGCCGGAGAATACTGCGATACGATCATCCTCACCGACGAAGACCCCCGCGGCGAAGACCCTGTCGAGCTTTTGGAGATGATTGCCGCAGGTTGTTCTAACAAGAAGCGCGGCGAAGAACTGTTTATCATTCCCGACCGGCCGGCTGCCGTCCGTAAAGCTTTTTCCCTTGCGCAACCGAATGATACGGTATTGTTGCTGGGGAAAGGGCACGAAAATTCGATTATCGGAAAGAACGGCGCCGTACCCTATGACGAGTACACCGAAGCGCAAAATGCCCTGCGGGAATTGCGGAGGACACGATAG